The Mycolicibacterium cosmeticum DNA window ATCGCGCAGAGTGCCGGTCAGACGAAGCGACATGAGATGGTTCCCATCGGTCCGTAGTCGGCGAGCACGGTGTCACCCGGGTGCACCCACATCGGGCGCGTGAACGACCCCGCGAGCACCACCTCACCTGCCTCGAGACGGTCGCCGTGTTGGGCGAGCTTGTTGGCCAGCCACGCCACGCCCGCGGCGGGGTGATTGAGGACCGCTGCTGCGACCCCGGATTCCTCGATGGTCTCGTTGCGATACAGCAGAGCCGAGACCCAACGCAGATCCACCGTGCCAACGTGGACCGCGTTGCCTCCGTAGACGATTCCGCCCATCGCGGCGTTGTCACTGATGGTGTCGACGATGGTCCGCCCCGCCATCTCGATGCGTGAGCTCAGGATCTCCAACGCCGGCACGACGTACTCGGTGGCACGCAGCACATCGAAAATGGTGGCGTTGGGCCCGTCGATCGCGGCCTTCAGGACGAAGGCCAGCTCGACTTCGATCCGGACGTTGGAGAAGCGATCGTGCTCGATCACCGATCCGTTGTCGAAAACCATGTCGTCGAAGATCGCGCCGTAGTCAGGCTCCGTGATGCCGGTCGCGGCCTGCATCACTTTGCTCGTCAGTCCGATCTTGCGGCCGACCAGACGGCGGCCCGCCGCCAGCCCCCGACGGCGCCATTCGTTCTGTACGGCGTAGGAATCCTCGACCGTCATGTCCGGATACCGCTGGGTCAACAGCGGCACCGTGACACGGTCACGCTCGGCAGCGGCCAACTCGTCGGCGATGGCCGTTATGGTCTCGGGAGCGAGCATCAGACCTCCAATTACGTCGGGCGATTCACTACAACTGGGCGCCGAGCTTGTACTCGCCCTTCTTCCAGTCGGGCATGTCTTCATCGGGACTGCGGGTGTAGGAGAAGCCGTCGGCGCCGATGGTGACGTCCATTTCGCGCGCATCGGTGCGAGCCCGCACCGGTTGGGGGTTTCCGTCGAGGTCGAGCACCAGCGAGGCGTCGGTGTACCAGCTGGGCACCACGGGAGTGCCCCACCAGTCGCGGCGTTGGTTGTCGTGTACGTCCCAGGTGACCACCGGGTTGTCGGGGTCACCGGTGTAGTAGTCCTGGGTGTAGATCTCCACTCGGTGACCGTCGGGATCGCGCACATAGAGGTAGAACGCGTTGGACACCCCGTGACGACCGGGTCCGCGTTCGATGCGGTCTGACATCCGCAGCGCGCCCATCTTGTCGCAGATGGCGATGATGTTGTGCTTCTCGTGAGTGGCGAATGCGACGTGATGCATCCGGGGTCCGTCGCCGCCCGTCATGGCCGTGTCGTGGACCGTAGGCTTGCGCCGCATCCACGCGGCATAGACGGTGCCTTCGTCATCCTGGATGTCCTCGGTCACACGGAAACCCAGATCCTCCATGTAGGCAACGGCTTTGGGGACATCTGGCGTCACCTGATTGAAGTGGTCCAGACGCACGAGTGCTCCTGGTGTGTACAGGTCGTAACGCCACGCGAGCCGCTCGACATGGTCGACGTCGTAGAAGAATTCGTAGGGGAAGCCGAGTGGATCCTCCACCCGCACCGAATCGCCGATGCCCTTCGTGAACCCTTCGGCGCGGCGTTCCACCCGGCAGCCGAGTTCGGTGTAGAACGAGACAGCCTTGTCGAGGTCTTGCGGCGTGCGAACGCGGTAGGAGAACGCGGCAACGGCCGCTACCGGTCCCTGGCGCAGCACGAGGTTGTGGTGGATGAACTCCTCCAGACTGCGCAGATAGACGGTGTTGTCGTCCTCTTCGGTGACGTGCAGATCCAGGACGTCGACGTAGAAGTCCCGTGACCGGGAGAGGTCGGTCACCACGAGTTCCATGTACGCGCAACGTAAGACGTCAGGTGGGGGAGACGTGGGAGTGGTGATGTGCTCGCGGGCGGTGATCGGGCTCTCCGTGGTGACAACCGGCCCGGGGTGCGTTGTGCTCATGGATCTGTTCCTCGAAGGTGGTGATGTTTGACGGGTGGTTCGTTGAGGCGAGGATCGCCCCGTGGCTGCGTGTCGGCTTAGGCCTTGCCGAAGGTCGGGTTGTGCACCTTGCCCAGCGTGATGTGGACGGCTTGCTGGTCGGTGTAGAAGTCGATCGACCGGTAACCGCCCTCATGGCCGAGACCGGAGGCCTTGACCCCTCCGAACGGGGTTCGCAGGTCGCGCACATTGTTGGAGTTCAGCCAGACCATGCCCGCCTCGATCGACTGGGCGAAATTGTGTGCCCGCTGTAGATCGTTGGTCCAGACGTAGGCGGCAAGGCCGTATCGCACACCGTTGGCGAGAGCCAATGCCTCCTCGTCGGTGTCGAACGGGGTGATGGCTACGACGGGGCCGAAGATCTCCTCTTGGAAGATCCTCGCGTCGGGTGGCACGTCGGCGAATACGGTGGGGGCGACGAAGTTTCCGTCAGGGAGGCCGTCGGGTCGACCGCCACCGGCGACCAGCCGTCCCTCGGTCTTGCCGATCTCGACATAGCTCAGCACCTTGGCGTAGTGCTCGGGGTGTACGAGGGCTCCGACTTCCGTCTTCGGGTCGTGCGGGTAGCCGACGACGACCCGCTGAGCTTGGGCGGCGTAGCGGGAGACGAACTCGTCGTAGACGGATCGTTGGACCAGGATTCGGCTGCCGGCGGTGCACCGCTCCCCGTTGAGCGAGAAGACGCCGAAGATGGTCGCGTCGATCGCGGCGTCGAGGTCGGCGTCGGCGAACACGATCGCCGGGCTCTTACCGCCGAGTTCCATGGACAGGCCCTTGAGGAACGGCGCCGCGTTGGCGAAGATCAGCTGCCCGGTGCTGCTCTCTCCGGTGAAAGAGATCAGCGGTACATCAGGGTGTCTCACCAAGGCGTCTCCGGCGTGCTCACCAAATCCGTTGACGAGGTTGAACACGCCGTCGGGCAGGCCGGCCTCTTCGAAGATGCCCGCCCACAGCGAGGCGGAGAGCGGAGTGAACTCGGCGGGCTTGAGGACCACGGTGTTGCCCGTCGCCAGAGCGGGCCCCAGTTTCCATGACTCGAGCATGAAGGGGGTGTTCCACGGCGTGATCAGGCCCGCGACTCCGATGGGTTTGCGGTTGACGTAGTTGATCTGACGGCCGGGCACCTTGTAGGTGTCATCGGCCTGAGCCACGATCAGATCAGCGAAGAAGCGGAAGTTCTCGGCTGCACGACGCGCTTGGCCGAGGGCCTGGGTGATGGGCAGGCCGGAATCGAAGGACTCGAGCTCTGCGAGCCGGGCGTCGCGTGACTCGACGATGTCAGCGATGCGGTGCAGGACGCGGGAACGTTCGCGCGGCAACATCTTCGGCCACGGACCCTCGGTGAAGGCGACCCGTGCCGCGGCAACCGCGCGGTCGATGTCGGCCTTCTTCCCGGCCGCGGCCTGGACGTAGGTCTTGTTGGATACCGGGTCGAGAACATCGAAGGTGTCACCGTCGAGGGAGTCGACGAAGCTGCCGCCGATGTAGTGCTGCAGATGATCCGGCAGATCTGCGGGCATGTGGCGGACTGCGGGCGAGGTCACGGTCTCGGTCATTGTTGCTTCCTGTTCGGGTTCAGGCCGGGAGGCCGAAGGTGTCACCGGGGTGTTCGTGAGCCATGTAGGCGTCGAGGGTCGCGGTGCGGTGCCGGCGTGCGGCGTTCTCGATCTCTGCCAGCGGCGCGCCGGCTTCGATCAGATCGACGATCGCGTCGTGTTCGCAGACAGATTCGTGTGCGCGGCCCGGCACGAACGAGAACGTCGACGAGCGAAGGTGGCCCAGACGGGCCCATTCCGCCTGCACCAGGGCAACCATCCGGGCGTTGACGCACTTGGTGAAGAGGATCGCGTGGAATTGCTGGTTGAGCGTGGTGAACAGCAACGGATCAAAGTGGTCGAGCGTTGCGACCATCTGCCGGTTGATCGCACGCGCCTCGCGCAGATCGTCGGCGCTCAAGCGACGCGCGGCCAGGGCCGTGGTGGCGCCCTCCAGGACGCTCAGGGCCAACATGCTGTCCCGGTACTGTGCTTCGTCGACCATCGCGACCTGGGCGCCCACGTTGTGCTCGAACGTCACAAACCCCTCGGCCTCGAGCTGGCGTATGGCTTCACGCACGGGGACGACGCTCATGCCGAGTTCCTTGGCGATCGCGCCGAGGACCAACCGGTAGCCGGCGGTGTACTCGTTGCGCGCGATGCGCTCCTTGATCCACTGGTACGCCTGCTGCGACTTGCTCTGTCGCGCTGCGCCGTTCACTGATTCTCGCGCCACTGGGTGAACCTCTGCTTCCATTCGGCGTTTGGTGGGAACAGCTCTTCGACAGGATGACCGGCAGCGACCTGCTCGGCCACCCATCCGTCCTGAATCTCTTGTTCGAGCGCCGCGTCGGCGACCTCCTCGGCGAGCGCGGGTGGAATGACGATGACCCCGTCCCCGTCGCCGACGATGACATCCCCGGGCTGCACCGTCGCTCCACCGCAGGCGATGGTCAGATCGAAGTCCCAGGGCACGTGCCGTCGACCCAGCACAGCCGGATGGGCGCCGGCCGCGAACACCGGCAGCCCGATGGTTGCCACCGCGTCACGATCGCGCACGCCACCATCGGTGACCACACCGGCCGCTCCACGGGTTTTTGCGCGGAGCGCCAAGATGTCACCCAGCGTTCCGGATCCGGTCTCCCCGCGAGCCTCGATGACGATCACCTCACCGGGTGCGACGGCGTCGAAGGCCTTCTTCTGGGCGTTGTAGCCGCCGCCGTGAGCGGCGAACAGGTCCTCACGGTTGGGCACGAAGCGCAGCGTTCGCGCGGTCCCCACCAATTTGGTGCCCGGCGCCAGCGCGGACACCCCGTCGATCGATACGTTGTTCAGGCCGCGTTTGCGCAGTTGCTGCGACAAGCCCGCCACGGGCGCGGCGAGCAGTTTGCGGCGCAACTCGTCACCGAGCGCCGGAGTCCGCGTCTCGACGGCAAGGCCCGCGGCTTCGCGCGACCCCCATGCCTCGGCGCGTTGGACGTCATCGACGCTGGGCCCGGATCCCAGCTGCGGATCGAACTCGTCGGTGCCTTCGACGACGGTCGTGATCAACCGTCCCGAGGACGGAGCCCCTGCCGTCGCCGGCGCGTCGACCTCGACCTCGACCACATCACCGGGTACCACCACGGACGAGCCCGCCGGCGTACCGATCAGGATCACGTCTTCGGGCTCGAGCGTGAAGTGCTGCGAGAGGTCGGAAATCAGTTGCGCGCAGGGGAACAGCAAGCGATCGGTCCCGTCCTGCTGTGCCAATTCACCGTTGACCCACGTCCGCACACGCAGCCCGGCGGGGTCGACCGTACGGGCGTCGATGAGGTCGGGACCCAGCGGGGTGTAACCGTCGCGTCCCTTCGACCGGACATTGGAGCCCTTGTCATTGGCGCGAAGGTCGTAGAGACCGAAGTCGTTGGCAGCGGTGACTGCGCGGACGTGGTTCCAGGCGTCCGCGATCGGTACGCGGCGAGCGCGAGTGCCGATCACCAGGGCGACCTCGCCCTCGTAGGCCAGCAACTCGGTTCCCGCCGGCCGCTCCACGGTTCCGCCACTCGCCCCGATGGAACTGGACGGTTTGAAGAAGTACGACGGATGCATCGGATGGCGCCCACGCTGCTCGGCGCGAGAGATGAAGTTCAGGTGGATGGCGATGATCTTTCCCGGCCGAAACCGCGAGGCTGCTGGGGAGGGTTCGGTGCTGACGCTGCGGTCGGCGCTCATGCTGCTCCTTTCGACCGGTGGTTGCATCGTATTCGAAATCGTATATCATCTGTGACGTAGGTCGCAAGCCATGGAAAGCACGCACCACCCCACCTCGGGCGCCACGTGCGCGCCGCAACTCCATATCGCCCACGGGGCCGGACCGCGATGCCGTTCCCGCGCTTGTATCCACCACGAGTATCTAAGGCTGACAATGCAATTCCACCACCACGGTTACGTTTCCGGAGACCCCCGTGTGCAGCCGGCAGCTGGCGTGGGAATCGACCGTGAGGACGACCTCCCCGACCGCGTCGACGTCCTCATCGTCGGAACCGGACCGGCCGGCATGATCGCCGCCGCTCAACTGTCGCAATTCGCGGGGATCAACACGCGCATCGTCGAACGGCGACCCGGACGGTTGGCCATCGGACAAGCCGACGGGATTCAGGCTCGCAGTGTCGAGACGTTCCAAGCCTTCGGATTCGCCGAACGCATCATCGCCGAGGCCTACCGAATCACTCAGATGGCCTTCTGGAAACCGGATCCGCAGGATCCCTCACGGATCGTGCGCACGGCGCGAGCGGAAGACGACCCGAGCGGCATCAGTGAATTCCCTCACCTGATCGTCAACCAGGCGCGGGTACTGGACTACTTCGCCGAGGTGATGGCCAACTCGCCGACCCGGATGCGGCCCGACTACGGCCTGGAATTCCGCAGCCTTCGCGTCGACGATGACGGTGAGTACCCGGTGGCCGTGACCTTGGCCCACACCTCGGGTGCGCGTCAGGGTGACTTGCGCACCGTTCATGCCAAGTATGTTGTAGGTGCCGACGGCGCCCGCAGCGCCGTGCGCGATTCTATCGGATGTATACCCCAAGGCGACAAGGCGTTTCACGCGTGGGGGGTGATGGATGCACTCGCCGTGACGGACTTTCCCGATATCCGCACCAAGTGCGCCATCCAGTCCGGCGGTGGGGGCAATATCCTGTTGATCCCGCGTGAAGGCGGGTACCTGTTCCGGATGTATGTCGACCTGGGCGAGGTCCCCGAGGACGACAACGGCAAGATCCGCAACACCGGCATCGAACAGATCATCGCCCAAGCTAACGAAATCCTGCAGCCCTATACGCTCGACGTTCGAAACGTGGCCTGGCACAGCGTGTACGAAGTCGGGCATCGGGTCGCCGATCGGTTCGACGACGTTCCGCCCGAAGCGGTCGGCATGCGGCAGCCGCGAGTGTTCATCACCGGCGACGCGTGCCACACCCACAGCGCGAAAGCCGGTCAGGGCATGAACGTTTCCATGCAAGACGGGTTCAATATCGCCTGGAAGCTCGCCCACGTCCTGGAAGGACGCAGTCCTGAAACGCTTCTCGCGACCTACAACAGTGAACGTCAAGTGATTGCACAGAACCTGATCGACTTCGATAAGCAGTGGTCGAACATGATGGCCAAGCGTCCGGAGGACTTCGATTCACCCTCCGAGCTGGAGGACTTCTACGTCAAGACCGCCGAGTTCCCCGCAGGGTTCATGACCCAATACGCACCGTCGATCATCGTCGCCGAGTCGAACCACCAACACCTGGCACCGGGCTTTCCCCTCGGCAAACGCTTCAAGTCGGCCCCGGTGGTTCGCGTTGCCGACGGCAACCCTGTCCATCTCGGGCACCACCACCGCGCCGATGGGCGCTGGCGCATCTACGCTTTCGCCGCAGCACAGGGCACCGCGGCGCTCGACGAATGGGCGGACTGGCTGGTCACGGCCCCCGAGTCGCCGGTCATCGCGTACACGCCAAAGGACTCCGACATCGACAGTGTCTTCGACGTCAAGGTCGTCTATCAGCAGGACCACACGCAGGTCGATCTGGCGACCGTTCCGACGACGTTCCTGCCCCGGGTCGGCCCGCTGCATCTCGTGGATTACGAAAAGGTCTATGCCGCCCAGCCGGGGTCCGACATCTTCGAGGAGCGCCAGATCGACCGCAGCGGTGTCATTGTGGTCGTCCGGCCCGACCAGTATGTCGGGCACGTGGTGCCGCTGACCGCGACGGCGGAACTGGCCGACTTTTTCGCCAACATCTTCATTCCTCAACACACCACCTGTCTGTCGAAGGACCATGCATGACCGCCATCCGGGATCACGACCTGCTCGCCACCGTTCCGCACGAATTACTCATCGGTGGTGCCTGGCGCCCCTCGGCTTCGCGCGCGACGCTCGCCGTGAGCGACCCCGCCACCGGTGAGACGATCAAGCAGATAGCCGATGCCACGCCTGCCGACGGGCTCGCCGCCCTACAGGCGGCCGACCAGGCGGCCGAGCAGTGGGCCGATACCAGCGCGCGTCAGCGCGCCGACATCCTGCGCTCTGCCTTCGATCTGGTGCAAGACCGCAAGGAAGACTTCGCACTGCTGATGAGCCTGGAGATGGGCAAGCCACTGGCCGAGGCCCGCGGTGAGGTTGCCTACGGCAGCGAGTTCCTGCGCTGGTTCAGCGAAGAGGTGACACGGATTCACGGTCGCTACGGCGCCAATCCTGAAGGCACGGGGCGCATGATCGTCACGCAACATCCTGTGGGCCCGTGCTTCCTCATCACGCCGTGGAATTTTCCGCTGGCCATGGCAACTCGCAAGATCGCGCCCGCGCTGGCCGCGGGGTGCACGGTCGTGGTCAAGCCGGCAGCGCTCACGCCGCTGACCACGTTGTTATTGGCCGATGTCTTCCTGCAGGCGGGCCTACCCAACGGGGTGCTCAACGTCGTCACCACGTCGAAGTCCTCCGCGTTGTCAGCGCCGATCATCGCCGACCCGCGGTTGCGAAAGCTGTCCTTCACCGGCTCCACGCCCGTGGGTCAGCGGCTGCTCGAGCAGGCCGCCAAGGGAGTACTGAGAACATCGATGGAGTTGGGCGGCAACGCACCGTTTCTCGTCTTCGACGACGCCGACATCGACAAGGCGGTCGAAGGGGCCATTGCGGCGAAGTTCCGCAACATCGGGCAGGCCTGCACCGCAGCCAACCGCTTCATCGTCCATCGGTCCGTCGTCGAAGATTTCACCAAGCGGGTGACCGCGAAGGTCGACGAATTCATCGTCGGCCGGGGTACTGATCCGGGCGTGACGATCGGACCACTGATCGACGAGGACGCCGTCACCAAGGCGGAGGCGTTGGTCGCCGACGCGGTCGACCGTGGTGCCACCATCACCACCGGGGGAACCCGCATCGACGGCATCGGCACCTTCTTCGCGCCGACCGTGATCACCAACGTGACTGCGGGTAGCGACATCTTGCGTGAGGAGATCTTCGGCCCGGTGCTCGCTATCGCCGCATTCGACGACGAGGAAGAAGCGGTTGCGCTGGCCAACGACACGGAATACGGGCTCGTTGCCTACGTCTACACCGAGGATCTGCGCCGGGGACAGCGCATGATCGAGCGCATCAAGACCGGGATGATGGGCCTGAACATCGGTGTGGTGTCGAATGCCGCGGCACCTTTCGGTGGGTGGAAATTGTCGGGCCTCGGCAGAGAGGGCGGCGTCGAGGGCATCCACGAGTATCTGCAGACCAAATACACCCTCACCCCGAACCCTTTCGTCTGACAGGACTGCTACTGATGGACACCCTCGCGCCACGGAACACCCACCCGCTCGCCATGGCCACACCCGACGAGATTCTGGATGTGCGCCGAATCCTGTCCGAGGAAGGGTTGTTTCACGCGACATCGCGGATTGCCTACCTCGGACTCGAGGAACCCACGCCGGCGGAGCTGAGATCTGGAGCAGTCGAGCGTCGGTTCCGGGTAATGATCCAAGACGTTCAGAACGGCACCGGAGTCGATGCCGTCGTGTCGACCGATGCCGAGGTCGTCATATCGTCGAAAACACTGAATGCCGCTGTGGATGGACAGCTCCCGGTCTTGGAAGAGGAATTCGAGGCCGTCGAACGCATCCTGGCCACCGATGCCAGGTGGCAGAAGGCGTTGGCGGCACGCGGGTTGGATATCGCGCGCGTTCGGGTGGCGCCTCTGTCTGCGGGCGTCTTCGACTATCCGGGCGAATCCGGACGCCGGATATTGCGGGGGTTGGCCTTCCGACAGGACCATCCTGCCGACCATGCCTGGGCTCACCCTGTCGATGGTCTCGTCGCCTTCGTCGACGTCATCGAACGTGTCGTCCTCGATGTCATCGACCTGGGGCCGGTGCCCATCCCCGAAGCGTCGGGCAATTTCGACGATCCCGAGGTCACCGGACCTCCGCGAACCACGCAGAAGCCGATCGAGATCGCCCAACCACACGGCCCCAGCTTCACGCTCGACGGCAACGTGCTGTCGTGGGAGAAGTGGCAGGTGCGCGTCAC harbors:
- the hpaH gene encoding 2-oxo-hept-4-ene-1,7-dioate hydratase; the encoded protein is MLAPETITAIADELAAAERDRVTVPLLTQRYPDMTVEDSYAVQNEWRRRGLAAGRRLVGRKIGLTSKVMQAATGITEPDYGAIFDDMVFDNGSVIEHDRFSNVRIEVELAFVLKAAIDGPNATIFDVLRATEYVVPALEILSSRIEMAGRTIVDTISDNAAMGGIVYGGNAVHVGTVDLRWVSALLYRNETIEESGVAAAVLNHPAAGVAWLANKLAQHGDRLEAGEVVLAGSFTRPMWVHPGDTVLADYGPMGTISCRFV
- the hpaD gene encoding 3,4-dihydroxyphenylacetate 2,3-dioxygenase, which encodes MSTTHPGPVVTTESPITAREHITTPTSPPPDVLRCAYMELVVTDLSRSRDFYVDVLDLHVTEEDDNTVYLRSLEEFIHHNLVLRQGPVAAVAAFSYRVRTPQDLDKAVSFYTELGCRVERRAEGFTKGIGDSVRVEDPLGFPYEFFYDVDHVERLAWRYDLYTPGALVRLDHFNQVTPDVPKAVAYMEDLGFRVTEDIQDDEGTVYAAWMRRKPTVHDTAMTGGDGPRMHHVAFATHEKHNIIAICDKMGALRMSDRIERGPGRHGVSNAFYLYVRDPDGHRVEIYTQDYYTGDPDNPVVTWDVHDNQRRDWWGTPVVPSWYTDASLVLDLDGNPQPVRARTDAREMDVTIGADGFSYTRSPDEDMPDWKKGEYKLGAQL
- the hpaE gene encoding 5-carboxymethyl-2-hydroxymuconate semialdehyde dehydrogenase; amino-acid sequence: MTETVTSPAVRHMPADLPDHLQHYIGGSFVDSLDGDTFDVLDPVSNKTYVQAAAGKKADIDRAVAAARVAFTEGPWPKMLPRERSRVLHRIADIVESRDARLAELESFDSGLPITQALGQARRAAENFRFFADLIVAQADDTYKVPGRQINYVNRKPIGVAGLITPWNTPFMLESWKLGPALATGNTVVLKPAEFTPLSASLWAGIFEEAGLPDGVFNLVNGFGEHAGDALVRHPDVPLISFTGESSTGQLIFANAAPFLKGLSMELGGKSPAIVFADADLDAAIDATIFGVFSLNGERCTAGSRILVQRSVYDEFVSRYAAQAQRVVVGYPHDPKTEVGALVHPEHYAKVLSYVEIGKTEGRLVAGGGRPDGLPDGNFVAPTVFADVPPDARIFQEEIFGPVVAITPFDTDEEALALANGVRYGLAAYVWTNDLQRAHNFAQSIEAGMVWLNSNNVRDLRTPFGGVKASGLGHEGGYRSIDFYTDQQAVHITLGKVHNPTFGKA
- a CDS encoding GntR family transcriptional regulator, encoding MEAEVHPVARESVNGAARQSKSQQAYQWIKERIARNEYTAGYRLVLGAIAKELGMSVVPVREAIRQLEAEGFVTFEHNVGAQVAMVDEAQYRDSMLALSVLEGATTALAARRLSADDLREARAINRQMVATLDHFDPLLFTTLNQQFHAILFTKCVNARMVALVQAEWARLGHLRSSTFSFVPGRAHESVCEHDAIVDLIEAGAPLAEIENAARRHRTATLDAYMAHEHPGDTFGLPA
- a CDS encoding fumarylacetoacetate hydrolase family protein gives rise to the protein MSADRSVSTEPSPAASRFRPGKIIAIHLNFISRAEQRGRHPMHPSYFFKPSSSIGASGGTVERPAGTELLAYEGEVALVIGTRARRVPIADAWNHVRAVTAANDFGLYDLRANDKGSNVRSKGRDGYTPLGPDLIDARTVDPAGLRVRTWVNGELAQQDGTDRLLFPCAQLISDLSQHFTLEPEDVILIGTPAGSSVVVPGDVVEVEVDAPATAGAPSSGRLITTVVEGTDEFDPQLGSGPSVDDVQRAEAWGSREAAGLAVETRTPALGDELRRKLLAAPVAGLSQQLRKRGLNNVSIDGVSALAPGTKLVGTARTLRFVPNREDLFAAHGGGYNAQKKAFDAVAPGEVIVIEARGETGSGTLGDILALRAKTRGAAGVVTDGGVRDRDAVATIGLPVFAAGAHPAVLGRRHVPWDFDLTIACGGATVQPGDVIVGDGDGVIVIPPALAEEVADAALEQEIQDGWVAEQVAAGHPVEELFPPNAEWKQRFTQWRENQ
- a CDS encoding FAD-binding monooxygenase — protein: MQFHHHGYVSGDPRVQPAAGVGIDREDDLPDRVDVLIVGTGPAGMIAAAQLSQFAGINTRIVERRPGRLAIGQADGIQARSVETFQAFGFAERIIAEAYRITQMAFWKPDPQDPSRIVRTARAEDDPSGISEFPHLIVNQARVLDYFAEVMANSPTRMRPDYGLEFRSLRVDDDGEYPVAVTLAHTSGARQGDLRTVHAKYVVGADGARSAVRDSIGCIPQGDKAFHAWGVMDALAVTDFPDIRTKCAIQSGGGGNILLIPREGGYLFRMYVDLGEVPEDDNGKIRNTGIEQIIAQANEILQPYTLDVRNVAWHSVYEVGHRVADRFDDVPPEAVGMRQPRVFITGDACHTHSAKAGQGMNVSMQDGFNIAWKLAHVLEGRSPETLLATYNSERQVIAQNLIDFDKQWSNMMAKRPEDFDSPSELEDFYVKTAEFPAGFMTQYAPSIIVAESNHQHLAPGFPLGKRFKSAPVVRVADGNPVHLGHHHRADGRWRIYAFAAAQGTAALDEWADWLVTAPESPVIAYTPKDSDIDSVFDVKVVYQQDHTQVDLATVPTTFLPRVGPLHLVDYEKVYAAQPGSDIFEERQIDRSGVIVVVRPDQYVGHVVPLTATAELADFFANIFIPQHTTCLSKDHA
- a CDS encoding NAD-dependent succinate-semialdehyde dehydrogenase, which encodes MTAIRDHDLLATVPHELLIGGAWRPSASRATLAVSDPATGETIKQIADATPADGLAALQAADQAAEQWADTSARQRADILRSAFDLVQDRKEDFALLMSLEMGKPLAEARGEVAYGSEFLRWFSEEVTRIHGRYGANPEGTGRMIVTQHPVGPCFLITPWNFPLAMATRKIAPALAAGCTVVVKPAALTPLTTLLLADVFLQAGLPNGVLNVVTTSKSSALSAPIIADPRLRKLSFTGSTPVGQRLLEQAAKGVLRTSMELGGNAPFLVFDDADIDKAVEGAIAAKFRNIGQACTAANRFIVHRSVVEDFTKRVTAKVDEFIVGRGTDPGVTIGPLIDEDAVTKAEALVADAVDRGATITTGGTRIDGIGTFFAPTVITNVTAGSDILREEIFGPVLAIAAFDDEEEAVALANDTEYGLVAYVYTEDLRRGQRMIERIKTGMMGLNIGVVSNAAAPFGGWKLSGLGREGGVEGIHEYLQTKYTLTPNPFV